One part of the Diadema setosum chromosome 6, eeDiaSeto1, whole genome shotgun sequence genome encodes these proteins:
- the LOC140229514 gene encoding uncharacterized protein, giving the protein MEEEGNLSQLRMQELRQKCEELGLSHEGLNRNQLIKNIEEAKEEQASPLPSAPVMNTDKNTTQNTAERTESDTMEEARMQFELEKMRMQVRLAELENAKLEIERKGTNAGSFGLDGGIRRMPMYKEGEDVDVFLRAFEKMAQLNEWPREVWALQLAPLLTGRAREAYSRLSLESSRVYDEVKLAILRRYDLTPEAYRVKFRELKVDRDETYTEFSVKLMDLLGRWLQGAGALNDLDRLKEEILKEQMLKQVPFDLRVWLRDHEPDTLGDMARLADQYVISRKGAGKPQGHWGKAGPNHSPKPGWNSGSGGGKGESKPNPQQNKKQNEDRGNYRAKVRCYTCDKFGHIAVNCPNAHKSEVQAEKKGNDKSKEHGPTCFCRPEPHPKLRPYISDARLGDRHVRLLRDSGCTHSLARSDVVDPTFIIPGETVKMRGLFSKKEVPIARVHLISEPYGIKKWIRVGLVDEIEVDVLLGNEVLDENDPDLDIPDYVSRKEAGLVVTRNQAREKELKEEQTRAEVIRSKVQVRDLFGENEQGEAADSGNDDDDDEREDGAHEVNDENDVHDDDTTVGTGESDTTSDKAANGEEPQGEKILPTHLDIGRKELIQAQQDDPSLKSVWEKVEKKEGNEGRCHFYVENGVLMREWSGNSKSESSEVYTQIVVPKGYRTRLLEVAHDNVTAGHLGVGKTQQRLMQNFYWPGIFRDVAEFCKTCGPCQKCASQTRGISKAKLVSVPVIGSPFRKIAIDIVGPLPRSKKGNRYILVVCDYATRYPEAVPLPSIEAERVADELIRIFRRVGIPHELLSDQGSNFMSLLMKQLCSSLGIKQIRTSPYHPQANGLVERFNATLKDMLKPYTLEGNVTWDDLIPYVLFAYREVPQESTGFSPFELLYGHRVRGPLDVIREAWLGETVPEERLVSYVLNCRDRLANITTAAQKNLAQAQNRQKAWYDRKARTKDLQVGDKVLVLLPSSSNKLLAKWQGPYPVIQKLSDVNYVVEMGDKRKKHRVFHTNMLRVWREREECVMYTDVDDGNDDEYLDQFIEPLTQRGTSSEVELPDYLTTQQTQQLGDVIHDFTDILSDNPGRTDRIEHDLVTSNDHPIRQKAYRLPHARLVDQVLRGVNEFATAYIDDIIIYSESWDEHLAHVREVLGRLRAAGLTAKPSKCKFARKEVLYLGFVLGEGCVKPEPAKIDAVVNFPQPVTKTDVRAFLGLTGYYRKFIPNYSKVAAPLSDLTRKNEPRLVRWNSKCSEALEVLKHALVKSPVLRNPDFEKEFIVQVDASDRGIGAVLSQKDEKGEEHPIAYISKKLLPREQRYATIEKECLAIVWAIQKFQPYLFGRKFLVQTDHNPLRWLHQMQNHNARLMRWCLQLQAYPMRVEHRSGAKNGNADGLSRM; this is encoded by the exons ATGGAGGAAGAGGGTAACCTAAGTCAgttaaggatgcaagagttgagACAAAAGTGTGAAGAGTTGGGGCTGTCACATGAAGGGTTGAACAGAAACCAGTTGATCAAAAACATAGAAGAGGCAAAGGAAGAGCAGGCTTCGCCTCTGCCAAGCGCACCAGTCATGAACACAGATAAGAATACGACCCAAAACACTGCTGAGCGCACTGAGTCTGATACAATGGAAGAAGCACGCATGCAATTTGAACTTGAAAAGATGCGGATGCAGGTGCGCCTTGCTGAATTAGAAAATGCCAAATTGGAAATTGAGCGCAAGGGGACCAATGCAGGGTcttttggtttagatgggggTATCAGAAGGATGCCGATGTACAAAGAGGGAGAAGATGTTGATGTGTTTCTCCGTGCTTTTGAGAAGATGGCGCAATTAAATGAGTGGCCAAGGGAGGTATGGGCACTACAGCTCGCTCCCTTACTGACAGGTAGAGCTAGGGAGGCATACTCAAGACTGTCACTtgaaagtagtagagtgtacgATGAAGTCAAATTAGCCATCTTGCGTAGGTATGACCTCACACCCGAGGCATATAGGGTCAAGTTCAGGGAACTGAAGGTGGATAGGGACGAGACCTATACTGAGTTTTCCGTAAAGCTGATGGACCTTCTCGGGCGGTGGCTCCAGGGGGCGGGGGCTTTAAACGATCTAGACAGACTAAAGGAGGAGATCCTAAAAGAGCAAATGCTAAAACAAGTGCCTTTTGACCTAAGGGTGTGGCTCCGAGACCATGAGCCAGATACACTGGGTGACATGGCAAGGCTTGCCGACCAGTATGTCATCAGCAGAAAAGGGGCAGGTAAACCACAGGGACACTGGGGAAAAGCAGGCCCTAATCACTCCCCTAAACCAGGTTGGAATTCGGGATCAGGAGGGGGAAAAGGAGAAAGTAAGCCGAACCCTCAACAGAATAAGAAGCAAAATGAGGATAGGGGTAACTACAGAGCAAAGGTGAGGTGTTACACCTGTGATAAGTTTGGTCATATCGCAGTAAATTGTCCAAATGCCCACAAATCTGAGGTCCAGGCAGAGAAGAAGGGGAATGACAAATCCAAGGAACACGGTCCCACCTGTTTCTGTAGACCTGAGCCCCACCCCAAACTAAGACCATACATTAGTGACGCCAGACTGGGGGACAGACATGTACGTTTGCTGCGTGATTCGGGGTGCACTCATTCTCTAGCGAGAAGTGATGTTGTAGATCCTACATTCATTATCCCAGGTGAGACAGTGAAAATGAGAGGTCTCTTTAGTAAGAAAGAGGTACCGATTGCACGTGTGCATCTCATTAGTGAGCCGTACGGGATCAAGAAATGGATCCGTGTTGGACTGGTAGATGAGATTGAAGTTGATGTTCTGCTTGGGAATGAGGTGCTAGACGAGAATGACCCTGACTTAGACATCCCCGACTATGTGAGTAGAAAAGAGGCAGGCTTAGTGGTAACAAGAAATCAGGCCCGTGAAAAGGAGTTAAAAGAAGAGCAAACTAGAGCAGAAGTGATCAGATCCAAAGTTCAGGTGAGGGACTTGTTCGGGGAGAATGAGCAAGGGGAGGCTGCAGATagtggcaatgatgatgatgatgatgagagagAGGATGGTGCACATGAGGTGAATGATGAGAATGATGTGCACGATGATGATACAACTGTGGGGACAGGTGAGTCTGATACCACTAGTGACAAGGCAGCAAACGGAGAAGAGCCACAAGGAGAGAAAATACTCCCCACTCACTTAGACATTGGTAGAAAGGAATTGATTCAAGCCCAACAAGATGACCCCTCATTGAAATCAGTATGGGAGAAGGtggaaaagaaagagggaaatGAGGGAAGATGTCATTTCTATGTCGAGAATGGGGTACTCATGCGAGAGTGGTCAGGAAACTCTAAATCAGAAAGTAGTGAGGTGTACACGCAAATAGTAGTACCAAAGGGGTATAGAACAAGACTACTGGAGGTTGCCCATGACAACGTAACAGCTGGTCACCTCGGGGTAGGCAAAACACAGCAAAGATTGATGCAGAATTTTTATTGGCCTGGTATTTTCAGAGATGTGGCAGAATTTTGCAAGACTTGTGGCCCGTGCCAAAAGTGTGCAAGCCAGACAAGAGGGATTAGTAAGGCAAAACTAGTCTCTGTGCCAGTCATTGGCAGCCCCTTCAGAAAGATAGCAATTGACATAGTAGGGCCACTGCCTCGTAGTAAGAAGGGAAACAGGTACATTCTTGTTGTGTGTGATTACGCAACCCGGTATCCAGAGGCAGTACCCCTCCCCTCCATTGAGGCGGAGAGAGTGGCAGACGAGCTGATAAGAATCTTTCGTAGAGTAGGGATCCCCCATGAACTCTTGTCAGACCAGGGGTCAAATTTTATGTCCCTACTCATGAAGCAGCTGTGCAGTAGTCTAGGCATTAAACAGATAAGGACCAGCCCCTACCATCCCCAGGCTAATGGTCTAGTTGAAAGATTTAATGCCACCCTGAAAGACATGCTCAAACCCTACACACTGGAGGGAAATGTGACCTGGGATGACCTCATCCCATATGTATTGTTTGCCTATCGGGAGGTTCCCCAAGAATCTACAGGGTTTTCCCCTTTTGAGCTCCTGTATGGACACAGAGTAAGAGGGCCCCTAGATGTGATCAGAGAGGCATGGTTGGGAGAGACAGTGCCAGAGGAAAGGTTAGTATCATATGTGCTAAATTGTAGGGATAGATTAGCCAACATCACAACAGCTGCCCAAAAGAACCTTGCCCAAGCCCAGAATAGGCAGAAAGCCTGGTACGACAGGAAAGCCAGGACAAAAGACCTACAAGTAGGCGACAAGGTGTTAGTCCTCCTCCCATCAAGCAGCAACAAGCTGCTAGCCAAATGGCAAGGACCCTATCCTGTGATACAGAAATTGAGTGATGTGAATTATGTAGTTGAGATGGGGGACAAGAGGAAGAAGCATAGAGTATTTCACACAAACATGCTGCGAGTTTGGAGAGAGCGAGAGGAATGCGTGATGTACACGGATGTGGATGATGGAAATGATGACGAGTACCTAGACCAGTTTATAGAGCCACTGACACAAAGAGGGACCTCTAGTGAAGTGGAACTCCCTGACTACCTGACAACACAACAAACCCAACAATTAGGTGACGTCATTCATGACTTTACGGACATCCTAAGTGACAATCCCGGACGGACTGACAGGATTGAACACGACCTAGTGACATCCAATGACCACCCCATTAGGCAAAAGGCTTATCGACTACCTCATGCT AGGTTGGTGGACCAGGTGCTGCGCGGCGTGAATGAATTTGCGACAGCATACATAGATGATATCATCATCTACAGCGAGTCATGGGATGAACATCTTGCTCATGTGCGGGAGGTGCTTGGTAGACTGCGAGCGGCTGGCTTGACAGCAAAACCGAGCAAATGCAAGTTTGCACGAAAAGAGGTATTGTACCTTGGCTTTGTTTTGGGTGAGGGATGTGTCAAGCCAGAGCCTGCGAAGATTGACGCAGTTGTGAATTTCCCTCAACCAGTCACAAAAACTGACGTGCGCGCATTTCTAGGACTGACTGGATACTACCGTAAATTCATCCCTAACTACAGCAAAGTGGCAGCCCCACTCTCAGATCTCACTCGCAAGAACGAACCAAGGTTAGTTAGGTGGAACAGCAAGTGCAGTGAAGCACTGGAGGTACTCAAACATGCACTAGTGAAATCACCTGTGCTTAGGAACCCTGACTTTGAGAAAGAGTTCATTGTACAGGTTGACGCATCTGACAGAGGTATTGGGGCAGTGCTCAGTCAGAAAGATGAGAAAGGGGAAGAGCACCCCATAGCCTACATCAGCAAAAAGTTGCTACCAAGGGAACAAAGGTACGCCACGATTGAGAAGGAATGCCTGGCAATCGTGTGGGCTATCCAAAAGTTTCAGCCGTACCTGTTTGGGAGGAAATTCCTTGTACAGACAGATCACAATCCACTCCGATGGCTCCATCAGATGCAGAACCATAATGCTAGGTTAATGAGATGGTGTCTGCAGCTGCAGGCTTACCCCATGCGTGTAGAACACAGAAGCGGGGCTAAAAATGGAAATGCGGACGGTCTGTCACGCATGTAA